The following are encoded together in the Thalassomonas haliotis genome:
- the flhA gene encoding flagellar biosynthesis protein FlhA, producing MNWNTLKNTKVSIPILLLAILAMVILPLPPWLLDSLFTFNIVLSIMVLLVAVSAKRPLDFSVFPTVLLIATLMRLTLNIASTRIVLLHGHEGGDSAGKVIQAFGEVVIGGNYVVGMVVFVILMIINFVVITKGGERISEVAARFTLDALPGKQMAIDADLNAGIIDQHQAKNRRSEVSGEADFYGAMDGASKFVRGDAVAGLLILVINLLGGLSIGVFQHDLSAGEAFQRFALLTIGDGLVAQIPSLLLATAAAIIVTRINNDDGDVSSQVQQQLLATPAVIFTAAGVMLVLGLVPGMPMIAFLSFAVVLAFVGWRQKNRVVEDEPLEQAEEMVEALTKKDEPLKWEDLPFIDCMSVELGYQLISLVDESKEAELLSRIKGVRKTLSEKMGFLLPEVRVKDNLTLKPNEYRVKISGAKVAAGMVKIDALLAIKSGEVFGNLDGEITRDPAYNMEAVWIEADNKPKALNLGYSVVDCPTVIATHVSKIMRENLAEMFGFNENEALVQRLRSLSAKLAESFDKALTANEQLKVFRQLLQEQISLADIRNITTTIIDSAETTKDPVLLCSDIRCALKRSIMVQAIGDRSRLTTFTLADELEQTLLSALNQSQQEVKVSLDSFPIDPGLLSQLQQRMPAVKEKLQQDGHPAALLVTPQLRPLLARYARSFAKGLSVLSYNEVPEHIQVDVVGTLG from the coding sequence GTGAACTGGAACACATTAAAGAATACTAAGGTGAGCATTCCTATTTTACTCCTGGCCATATTGGCTATGGTGATCTTGCCTTTGCCTCCCTGGTTACTCGATAGCCTGTTTACCTTCAATATTGTCTTATCCATTATGGTGCTGCTGGTGGCGGTGTCGGCGAAAAGGCCGCTGGATTTTTCCGTGTTTCCGACGGTTTTGTTGATTGCTACCTTGATGCGCTTGACGTTGAATATTGCTTCCACCCGGATAGTGCTGTTGCACGGCCATGAAGGGGGAGACAGCGCAGGTAAGGTGATCCAGGCATTCGGTGAAGTGGTGATCGGCGGCAACTATGTTGTCGGCATGGTGGTGTTTGTTATTTTAATGATCATTAACTTTGTGGTGATCACTAAAGGTGGCGAACGTATTTCCGAGGTGGCGGCCCGCTTTACTCTGGATGCCTTGCCGGGCAAGCAAATGGCGATAGATGCCGACTTAAATGCCGGTATTATCGATCAGCACCAGGCTAAAAATCGCCGCAGTGAAGTTTCCGGGGAAGCGGATTTTTACGGCGCCATGGACGGAGCGTCAAAATTTGTCCGTGGTGATGCCGTCGCCGGTTTGCTGATCTTAGTGATCAATTTGCTCGGCGGCTTAAGTATCGGGGTGTTTCAGCATGATCTCAGTGCCGGTGAAGCCTTCCAGCGTTTTGCCCTGCTGACCATAGGTGATGGTCTGGTCGCCCAGATCCCGTCGTTATTACTGGCAACTGCCGCCGCCATTATTGTTACCCGTATCAATAACGATGACGGCGATGTTTCCAGCCAGGTGCAGCAGCAGCTGCTGGCGACCCCGGCGGTGATCTTTACCGCTGCCGGCGTGATGCTGGTGCTGGGTTTAGTGCCGGGCATGCCTATGATTGCCTTTTTATCTTTTGCCGTCGTTTTGGCTTTTGTCGGCTGGCGCCAGAAAAACCGCGTGGTTGAGGATGAACCGCTGGAGCAGGCGGAAGAAATGGTCGAGGCGCTGACCAAAAAAGACGAACCGCTTAAATGGGAAGACCTGCCATTTATCGATTGCATGTCGGTAGAATTGGGTTATCAGCTGATCTCCCTGGTGGATGAAAGTAAAGAAGCCGAGCTGCTCAGCCGTATCAAGGGGGTGCGCAAAACCCTGTCGGAGAAAATGGGCTTTTTGCTGCCTGAGGTCCGGGTGAAAGATAATTTAACCCTTAAACCCAATGAATACCGCGTCAAGATCAGCGGCGCCAAAGTTGCCGCCGGTATGGTAAAAATAGATGCCTTGCTGGCGATTAAATCCGGGGAAGTGTTCGGCAACCTCGACGGTGAAATTACCCGGGATCCCGCCTATAACATGGAAGCTGTGTGGATAGAGGCGGACAATAAACCTAAGGCGTTAAACCTGGGTTATTCGGTGGTGGATTGCCCGACGGTGATCGCTACCCATGTCAGTAAGATTATGCGGGAAAACCTGGCGGAAATGTTCGGTTTTAATGAAAACGAAGCCCTAGTGCAAAGGTTGCGCAGTTTATCGGCCAAGCTGGCGGAGAGCTTTGACAAGGCGCTGACGGCAAACGAGCAGTTAAAGGTCTTCCGCCAGTTGCTGCAGGAGCAGATTTCGTTGGCGGATATCCGCAATATCACTACGACTATTATCGACTCGGCGGAAACCACCAAAGATCCCGTGCTGTTATGCTCGGATATCCGTTGTGCCTTAAAGCGCAGCATTATGGTCCAGGCCATTGGCGATAGGAGCCGGTTAACCACTTTTACCCTGGCGGATGAGCTGGAGCAAACCTTGCTGTCGGCACTGAACCAGTCGCAGCAGGAGGTTAAAGTGTCGCTGGACAGCTTCCCTATCGATCCAGGTTTATTGAGCCAGTTGCAGCAGCGCATGCCGGCAGTGAAGGAAAAGCTCCAGCAGGACGGTCATCCGGCGGCGTTATTGGTGACCCCGCAGCTGCGGCCTTTGCTGGCAAGATATGCCCGCTCTTTTGCCAAAGGTTTGTCTGTGCTTTCTTATAATGAAGTACCCGAGCATATCCAGGTGGATGTGGTGGGTACTTTGGGCTAG